The sequence TGAAAATGAACTCAAATCTTTTGGGGGCACCAACTTTCCAAAACATGCACTGAGCAGCTTCTTTGGCTCCAATTGAAGTTCATTCCAAAGACCATAATTAAGCCACTTTAAGATGGAAAAACTCTATAAATCTATGGATTGCAGAGAAAGTAATCTACTACCACAGCGTGTTGCATAGGTAGAATATGTATATTCAAGAACAGACCCCAAATTGCTGCAGTCCAGTCTCTTAGGTGGCCAtttgaaaatgatgcacaatAACCAGGTTGGTTGTTTAGTTCTCAGTGTTTTatcatgatttttttgttttctgccaTTACACTGTTGTATgaagcttttgaaaatgttgttaCCACACTTGGCTGTTAGTAAACATGTATTAGACTTCCAACAGTGGGATTGTTGTactaaaattattttattgcaggaGTCAATCaattgaaaaaaagacaatgaaATTTAACATCAACGTGAAGACAGGCTACTCCTACGACACCTTAAACACAGACTTGAAGGTTTATAGTAGTGGTAAAGTTACTACTGGCCTCTTGTAATGGAAATAACAAAAGCTGAGGCTGAATGATTTTCTGGGAGTCATGATGCAGAAGCCTGTTATTAAGTTGTTGGAAAAAAGCACATTACACTTCATCTGAAAACGGCATATAAactacagtttaaaaaaataagtaaaatggCACAATGTCCAAACATCTCAGAAAGACAAACTATCTCCGTTTTTGTCGGCTGAAGAGGAGCTCAGTTAGTCTCAGGTAACATAATACAGTATTTTAATTCCTGTCATTGTAAGTAGAAATTTGTTCCTAATTGCCACCCACTATATCAGTATTTTGTATGAGCTTGGTTGTTTCATTGCTCTTTAAAATAAGCCTGTCTTGGCGGGCTGCTGCAGGTATACAGATGATACATCGAATGGCCACAGCTGTGAGCCGTGTCACATCATCCCTCTCCATTAGGTTTTTGTTCAAAACACTGAACCTTTTCCCTCTGGGTGTACTCTAGTATCAACACAATCAATACTAAGAAACCAGTGGTTCATAAACTCAATTCTTTGCCTCCTAACACTATATGCTCTATGCCTCTGATGGACAGAACAACTAATTCAAAACACTGAAGGCCCTTTCCTCGGGGTGTGTGCCACAGCTGTGATGGAAACATCCTGAACTGATAGTGCACACTTGAGAGTAAAACCTTGAATTGTTCCCCGTGTCCCCTCTTCATGCCAGTACCTGGAGAAGATATACAGCTTCTCTCTTTAAAACTCTGCCTTTGCTTCACCCCATCATCCAGTGTGTTTTGAGACCCGATGCAAGGAAATCGGCTAAGAACTCCCAAGATCCAACCAAGGCCCGGTTTGGGAGCGAGCCCCGAAAGATGAAGCGGTGGTCTGTCGGCCTTGGTAGGGGGCAAAGCTACTCGTCAGTCTTTTCCTCGCCTTGGTAGTGTCTGTACTCTGGCCTGAGTTCCCAGGTGTTCTTGTGAGTTCCCTTCACATTGTAGATGCCGATGTCACGCAGGATTTCCTTCAAGTAAATCTAGAAGAGATAAAAAGGACCGTTTGTAAGGAATGTCAAATTCACTGCTCTTGTTCTGTCAAAAAGCAAGAgacaatgtactgtatgtttatgaGCAACAGAAGCCTTTTGACTTGAATAGTCAATGGACAGAAATAAGTTATTACACATTAACATATGTCTGCAAGTTTCAAATTAGAttgaagactttttaagaccatATCAATGCCTGTTAGAATGAAACAAGACCAATTTCATGATTGAAACTTTCAACCTATCAGAATATAGCTCTGATTTCTCACCAGAAAAAGCAGTGCACCAAGAAATCTGaacatttttaagacctctaaTCCTTTATTTAATTGTATTCAAGACCTTTTAAGGCTTTGAGTTTAGATTATATACTTTAAGACATTAAGACATTTTCAGGACCTGCAAATACCCAATTAAGGAAAATGTATATACTTGGAAATCGGTATCTCTATGAAAATGAGTTCTTCTTGCGTTAAGTTATCTGTAGTCTTATGCAACAGACGCAGCCCATGGCCTGATTCACTCAAAATGACCCAGATCTGAtggctttttctgtgtttagCCAGCAATGTTCATCAGATTTTCTCCTCCTGTGTAAATCCCAACTTCATCATTGTAAAAGTAACATTATATCTGATAACCGAACCATCTGTTGCCCAGTAGCCTTACCACAGGCTGTTTGGTGATATCCACCAGGTCTTTGATGTTGTAGTATTGGTGCTTCTCAAAAGCGGAAAACAACATGTCCAACACTTGCTGTTTGTCGGCTCTTGctctcttgccctcctccttctttttcCTGTCATACTCGAGCTACAGAAAAGCAAATAGACAAAAGTCCGTCATCATACACAGTGTAAACTTAGGGTGAATACATGCCCAGGTACACCGATGCACAATGTTGCATGTGTGGGCTACATTTTGTACAGACTAGAAAAATAACTGCTAGGTGAGTTATGAAACAAGACATAGACAGTCATGCTTGTTTTCTTACATTGTAAGCATGGTTGGCCACAGGTTTGTAGTTGTTGGTGACAGCCTTGTCCAACTGTTGAGACAGCCTGACAGGCTTGGAGGACTCTTCGATTTGTATCCTGTCACATAAGCAGAATCACTTTACTTGCTGAGTACAATACAGGAGTTTTCCATACTAACACACATGGAACGATGAcattcagtttttgatggttagatggtacaaagctttTAGGACCGAGTGAAAGCCGAACCTTCCACTGAAGCCAATTTctatctttggggaacaaaCATCCAGTGTTGGAGTTTCGGCAACCAGCAACAATGGAGACATGGAGATTTTGGCTACTTTGACATGTAGCTGGCTATTGTCTTACAGACTATGGGgcacctcattaactatgcatactgatgaccaatcagaacattcattaaaacctgggtgtaggtggcatcatttacaccaggaagtagactgGAATTCTAAATCAGTTTGATCCATCATCAGGACATTAGTCAGATTTCCACAATtctgacagttataataatttgggtaactttacattaacaggtcctttgttaaattatttcatgaaattgagaaatgcaattctcttTGCACTGGATCCTTGAGACCTTCACATACAGTCCCAGacatacatgtatatacacacacacacacacacatatatatatatatatatacatatatatatgtatatatccaACATTACAAACAGCATATAAATATTTTGGTATAGATAcaaaaattgtgtgtgtgtactgtttcACTGAGCGCTCACCTCTTCAGCTTCATATAGTTTTCACTGACAGCAGGTCTGCATTCTGCTCTCTGTACCACCACTCCCTCCAAGGCTAATTTATCTAAAGAAGAGAGTTAATCAAACTGTCAGTCCAAACTAAATAACTTCATGTGTTCCCATGCATTTGCAGTGCATGTTTATTTCATAGGTAAGAAggggtgtgtgggtgcatgtgtgtaagagagaaggcaagaaaacagacacacagaacaaaCCGGATCCACCctaaatccaccctaaaaacagaatttaattgtGCTATTCAAATGATTCTGGTTCAATCCAGTCAATAGACATGAAGCTTTCTCCCAAAGCTGGAAACCAGAGAAAAAGATTTGAGCAATcatgatgctgatgatgtcCATTTTTCCCCCTTAATCAGAAATTGCAACTGCACTCATATCTGATATCACTACAGATAGTTACAAGTAAACTATATGTTACCATGTTTATTGTAGGCTTCTTCTGTGGATTCCCTCTTTTGATTGATCGCTCTTTATAAGTCAATTATGGTTTCAGCTTTCTGGTGGCAGCAGTCCACGCTGCAAGTCCACTTTAAGTAAACAAAATGAACGAGTCTGATGGCGACGATGGTTATTAAGTTGTGGACCCAAGAATGGTGATTtgtctcacgcacacacacaaaagcttaATTAGTGCAGTTGTTGGCCATAATATTAACCCAAATACCAGgagaagaataaataaataaaataccacCCAGGGAACTTGTCCATAATGTCCACCAACATGCTCCCCTATTCATTGTCAAGAGAAGACTAGAGTATTAGCTCTGTTActtctagctttgggagaagCTTGCTTATGTACATTGTACATAAATCTAAACCAATGTTTCCAAGAACATAATAACATTCTTTAGG is a genomic window of Centroberyx gerrardi isolate f3 chromosome 1, fCenGer3.hap1.cur.20231027, whole genome shotgun sequence containing:
- the LOC139924093 gene encoding general transcription factor IIF subunit 2 isoform X3; translated protein: MSEKGEVDLTGAKQNTGVWLVKVPKYLSQQWAKASGRGDVGKLRISKNQGKAEVSFTLNEELTVIEGIGDKSVRAPREHPFTMQTVGGQTLAVFTETSSDKLALEGVVVQRAECRPAVSENYMKLKRIQIEESSKPVRLSQQLDKAVTNNYKPVANHAYNLEYDRKKKEEGKRARADKQQVLDMLFSAFEKHQYYNIKDLVDITKQPVIYLKEILRDIGIYNVKGTHKNTWELRPEYRHYQGEEKTDE
- the LOC139924093 gene encoding general transcription factor IIF subunit 2 isoform X1 translates to MSEKGEVDLTGAKQNTGVWLVKVPKYLSQQWAKASGRGDVGKLRISKNQGKAEVSFTLNEELTVIEGIGDKSVRAPREHPFTMQTVGGQTLAVFTETSSEQPKGQSEERSDGSCSGSGAGAGPDKLALEGVVVQRAECRPAVSENYMKLKRIQIEESSKPVRLSQQLDKAVTNNYKPVANHAYNLEYDRKKKEEGKRARADKQQVLDMLFSAFEKHQYYNIKDLVDITKQPVIYLKEILRDIGIYNVKGTHKNTWELRPEYRHYQGEEKTDE
- the LOC139924093 gene encoding general transcription factor IIF subunit 2 isoform X2, which encodes MSEKGEVDLTGAKQNTGVWLVKVPKYLSQQWAKASGRGDVGKLRISKNQGKAEVSFTLNEELTVIEGIGDKSVRAPREHPFTMQTVGGQTLAVFTETSSGQSEERSDGSCSGSGAGAGPDKLALEGVVVQRAECRPAVSENYMKLKRIQIEESSKPVRLSQQLDKAVTNNYKPVANHAYNLEYDRKKKEEGKRARADKQQVLDMLFSAFEKHQYYNIKDLVDITKQPVIYLKEILRDIGIYNVKGTHKNTWELRPEYRHYQGEEKTDE